The Candidatus Paceibacterota bacterium genome window below encodes:
- a CDS encoding AarF/ABC1/UbiB kinase family protein → MNWVQFGRLVHSIYSRGGKLPDLDWIESLGLLAVKLGQVHALRIDFLDREKCEHLARLYRRNAALPADDFLSLLRASAGAEFLDHFAEIEQTALASASVGQVHRAALRSGQSVVIKAVKRNLRSQFIADVASLKRLFRLATFVYPKIRQVGDPIGILGDIEEYTLSELDLRREAAGQQTLRSIYEQHRDTFDLSRLAFARVHEPLCNENVMVSDYIPGRSFDELLEAGDLRYETLLELFHIHGFFMFCIGTFHGDMHPGNVLRTGDQLCFIDTGYIGRVSPRLRHGLFEFFAALSEYDYPLCAAALNRMSGRELTAEAFEAFKQKFLELYADFEGRTVAQVSLTRKMMQTIKLGVHSGMTFDKGIFAIIRSLMYLDGMVLRCKPDAVLLRDMRRYLAEFGRRI, encoded by the coding sequence ATGAACTGGGTTCAGTTTGGCCGACTCGTTCATTCAATCTACAGCCGCGGGGGCAAACTACCCGACCTCGATTGGATTGAGAGCCTCGGTCTCCTTGCGGTGAAGCTTGGCCAGGTTCATGCCCTGCGAATAGACTTCCTCGACCGCGAGAAATGCGAGCATCTCGCCAGGCTCTACCGCCGAAACGCCGCGTTGCCTGCCGACGATTTCCTGAGCTTGCTTCGCGCCTCCGCCGGGGCGGAGTTCCTTGACCATTTTGCCGAAATCGAACAAACCGCGCTCGCCTCCGCTTCCGTCGGCCAGGTGCATCGCGCGGCGCTCAGAAGCGGCCAATCCGTCGTTATCAAGGCTGTCAAGCGCAACCTCCGTTCACAGTTCATTGCAGACGTGGCCAGCCTCAAGCGGCTCTTTCGCCTGGCCACATTTGTCTATCCCAAGATTCGCCAAGTAGGGGATCCCATTGGCATTCTCGGTGACATCGAAGAATACACCCTAAGCGAGCTGGACTTGCGCCGCGAGGCTGCCGGGCAGCAAACCCTGCGCTCTATCTACGAGCAGCATCGCGACACTTTCGACCTCTCGCGCCTCGCGTTCGCGCGTGTCCATGAGCCGCTATGCAACGAGAACGTCATGGTGTCCGATTACATCCCCGGCCGCAGCTTCGACGAGTTGCTCGAAGCGGGAGACCTGCGTTACGAAACGCTGCTCGAACTGTTCCACATTCATGGCTTCTTCATGTTCTGCATCGGCACTTTCCACGGTGACATGCACCCTGGAAACGTGCTCCGCACCGGCGACCAGCTCTGCTTCATTGACACGGGCTACATCGGCCGCGTCAGTCCCCGTCTCCGACATGGGCTTTTTGAGTTCTTTGCCGCCCTTTCGGAGTACGATTACCCGCTCTGCGCGGCGGCGTTGAACCGTATGTCCGGGCGCGAACTCACTGCCGAGGCCTTTGAAGCCTTCAAGCAGAAGTTCCTGGAGTTGTACGCCGACTTCGAAGGTCGCACCGTGGCACAGGTGAGCCTTACCCGCAAAATGATGCAGACCATTAAACTTGGCGTACACTCCGGGATGACGTTTGACAAGGGCATCTTCGCCATCATACGCAGCCTCATGTATCTGGACGGCATGGTGCTCCGATGCAAACCGGACGCCGTGCTGCTGCGTGACATGCGCCGTTACCTCGCCGAGTTTGGGCGACGGATTTGA
- a CDS encoding SRPBCC family protein has protein sequence MRLRDFHAELWLPLPPAQVFPFFAEAANLDAITPPWLHFQIVTPRPIVMRVGTLIDYRLRFRGITVRWRTRISAWQPPHRFVDEQLRGPYRQWIHEHSFEPRDGGTLARDHVRYAVPLDSLTHRWLVRPDIQAIFHFRAEALRKHFPAPPNT, from the coding sequence ATGCGCCTCCGCGACTTCCACGCTGAGCTCTGGCTGCCGCTGCCGCCCGCGCAGGTGTTTCCGTTCTTCGCCGAGGCGGCGAATCTCGACGCCATTACCCCGCCATGGCTGCACTTTCAAATTGTCACCCCAAGGCCGATTGTCATGCGCGTGGGCACGTTGATTGATTACCGGCTGCGTTTTCGCGGCATCACCGTTCGCTGGCGGACGCGCATCAGCGCCTGGCAGCCGCCGCATCGCTTTGTGGATGAGCAACTGCGCGGCCCCTATCGCCAGTGGATTCACGAGCACTCCTTCGAGCCGCGTGATGGCGGCACACTGGCCCGGGACCATGTGCGTTACGCCGTGCCGCTGGATTCCCTGACGCATCGCTGGCTCGTGCGACCTGACATCCAAGCGATCTTCCATTTCCGCGCCGAGGCGCTCCGGAAGCACTTCCCCGCACCACCGAACACATGA
- a CDS encoding c-type cytochrome — MKSKTLLSGSVTAAVLLAVWAIAEGIPPSSTAPADRLEQGRYLVERVALCADCHTERDWRGKQDRTRWLRGSKLPFKPSRVMPWSAVAPAIDGLPSLADSEQAAHYFETGIKPDGKQSSPPMPQYRLSHSDALAVVAYLRSLRASIVGPAK; from the coding sequence ATGAAAAGCAAAACGCTGCTTTCCGGGTCAGTTACAGCCGCGGTTCTTTTGGCCGTCTGGGCGATTGCCGAAGGCATCCCCCCTTCGTCAACCGCTCCTGCAGACCGCCTGGAACAAGGCCGGTATCTCGTGGAACGCGTGGCCCTGTGTGCGGACTGCCACACCGAGCGCGACTGGAGAGGCAAGCAAGATCGAACACGCTGGCTTCGGGGTTCAAAACTCCCCTTCAAACCCTCAAGGGTTATGCCGTGGTCTGCAGTGGCTCCAGCGATTGACGGACTCCCGTCACTTGCAGATTCCGAACAGGCTGCACATTACTTCGAAACCGGCATCAAACCCGACGGCAAGCAATCGTCGCCGCCCATGCCGCAATATCGCCTAAGCCACAGCGACGCTCTCGCCGTGGTCGCGTATCTCCGGTCGCTGCGAGCCTCAATCGTGGGCCCGGCCAAGTAG
- the crtI gene encoding phytoene desaturase family protein, whose protein sequence is MKNSNMQKHIIIVGAGPGGLTAAMLLAARGFKVTVFEKDPHVGGRNAAIVRNGYKFDTGPTFLMMKFILDEVFEEAGRHIDECLKCVKLEPMYRLQFQDVGLEPTTDREVMLRQLDTHFPGNRAGYDKFMAVEKERFHRMYPCLQKDYASVMQYLSRDMLRALPKLSIGRSLISVLGDYFREDKLRLSFTFQSKYLGMSAWDCPGAFAILPYVEHAFGIYHVMGGLSEISEAMARVCRELGANLRLATPVRQLVLEGRSVRGVQLANGERVLGDETVLNADFGYAMKNLVPPGVLRKYKPDNVDARSYSCSTFMLYLGLDKIYDLPHHTIFFARDYQRNISDIFQAKVLSEDISFYVRNASITDPALAPPGHSSVYVLVPVPNRTAQIDWAKEAADFRDRVVTAVEKRAGMADLRQHIREEVIFTPQTWQDMNIQYGATFNLAHSLGQMLYFRPRNRFEELDNCYLVGGGTHPGSGLPTIYESGRIAANLISRRYGISFVSKNTKV, encoded by the coding sequence ATGAAGAACAGCAATATGCAGAAGCACATCATAATCGTCGGCGCTGGGCCCGGTGGGCTGACCGCCGCCATGCTCCTGGCCGCGCGAGGTTTCAAGGTCACGGTCTTCGAGAAGGACCCGCACGTCGGTGGCCGCAACGCTGCCATCGTGCGCAACGGCTACAAATTCGATACTGGCCCGACGTTCCTGATGATGAAGTTCATCCTGGACGAAGTGTTCGAGGAAGCCGGCCGGCACATCGACGAGTGCCTGAAATGCGTGAAGCTCGAGCCGATGTATCGGCTTCAATTCCAGGACGTCGGGCTCGAACCGACAACCGACCGCGAGGTAATGCTCCGGCAACTGGACACCCATTTCCCCGGCAACCGTGCCGGCTACGATAAGTTCATGGCGGTGGAGAAGGAACGCTTCCACCGCATGTACCCCTGCCTCCAGAAAGACTATGCCTCTGTGATGCAGTATCTCTCCAGAGACATGCTGCGCGCATTGCCGAAACTATCCATCGGACGGTCGCTCATCAGTGTGCTGGGCGATTACTTCCGCGAGGACAAGCTCAGACTCTCCTTCACCTTCCAATCCAAGTACCTGGGCATGTCCGCGTGGGATTGCCCCGGCGCCTTCGCCATTTTGCCCTATGTCGAGCACGCCTTTGGTATCTATCACGTGATGGGCGGCTTGAGTGAAATCTCTGAGGCGATGGCCAGGGTCTGCCGCGAACTTGGCGCAAACCTCCGCCTCGCAACCCCAGTGCGGCAGCTCGTGCTCGAAGGCCGCAGCGTGCGCGGCGTCCAATTGGCAAATGGGGAACGCGTCCTGGGTGACGAAACCGTGCTCAACGCCGACTTCGGCTATGCGATGAAGAACCTCGTGCCGCCCGGCGTGCTGCGGAAGTACAAACCGGATAACGTGGACGCGCGGTCCTATTCGTGCTCGACCTTTATGCTCTACCTCGGCCTCGACAAGATTTACGACCTGCCGCACCACACCATCTTCTTCGCCCGCGATTACCAGCGGAACATCAGCGATATCTTCCAAGCCAAGGTGCTTTCGGAGGACATCTCCTTTTACGTCCGCAACGCCAGTATTACTGATCCCGCGCTCGCCCCGCCGGGCCACTCCTCGGTTTACGTCCTGGTGCCTGTGCCCAATCGCACGGCGCAGATTGACTGGGCCAAGGAAGCGGCGGACTTCCGCGACCGCGTCGTCACCGCGGTGGAGAAACGCGCTGGAATGGCCGATCTGCGCCAGCACATCCGCGAGGAGGTCATCTTCACGCCGCAAACCTGGCAGGACATGAACATCCAGTACGGCGCGACCTTCAATCTCGCCCATTCACTCGGGCAAATGCTCTACTTCCGTCCCCGCAACCGATTTGAGGAGTTGGACAACTGTTACCTGGTCGGCGGCGGCACGCATCCGGGCAGCGGGCTGCCGACGATCTACGAGTCCGGCCGTATTGCCGCAAACCTCATCTCGCGCCGCTACGGCATCTCATTCGTCTCCAAGAACACGAAGGTTTAG